The Coffea eugenioides isolate CCC68of chromosome 8, Ceug_1.0, whole genome shotgun sequence genome has a segment encoding these proteins:
- the LOC113779995 gene encoding F-box/kelch-repeat protein At2g43270-like, with product MDLPEEVMMEILMRLPVKSLLKIRCVCKAWCGLIKSPSFIDMLKRYIEHENQTMISFHSNNDEAEKSLSLCLRPPIEVTWFYHRNLEAAHLIGPCNGIVCITDGMDIYLCNPATRELRKLPPSPFGCPEYYRPMTDGVGIGFDSSTNDYKVVRILFWETIEYSPGRQYQAELYSLNTNSWRELRDVILPFYHFFARCNLLFQGRFHWRAWHALAQPCDTDCILSFDMRAEVFDVIHYPPSCVGDLGLVENKEPSFVSLNDSLALILCTSLPEEHPAPPQVIDIWVG from the coding sequence ATGGACCTGCCCGAGGAAGTGATGATGGAGATCCTAATGAGATTGCCCGTCAAATCCCTGTTGAAAATCAGGTGTGTTTGTAAAGCTTGGTGTGGTTTGATCAAAAGCCCCTCCTTCATTGATATGCTCAAGCGCTACATCGAGCACGAGAACCAAACCATGATATCCTTCCATTCCAACAATGATGAAGCAgaaaaatctctctctctctgtcttcGCCCACCTATAGAAGTTACTTGGTTTTACCATCGCAATCTTGAAGCtgcccacttgattggtccatGCAATGGCATCGTTTGCATTACCGATGGCATGGACATATATCTCTGTAATCCTGCCACTCGTGAACTAAGGAAACTTCCTCCCAGCCCCTTTGGATGCCCTGAATATTATCGTCCTATGACAGATGGTGTAGGAATCGGATTTGATTCATCCACCAATGATTACAAGGTTGTTAGGATTCTATTTTGGGAAACTATAGAGTATAGTCCTGGCCGTCAATACCAAGCTGAACTATACTCTCTCAACACAAATTCTTGGAGAGAATTAAGAGATGTGATCTTGCCCTTCTATCATTTTTTTGCCCGATGCAACCTGTTATTTCAGGGGCGCTTCCACTGGCGTGCCTGGCATGCCTTGGCTCAACCCTGCGACACTGACTGTATCCTTTCTTTTGATATGAGGGCCGAGGTGTTTGACGTGATCCACTACCCTCCTAGTTGTGTTGGAGATTTAGGTCTTGTTGAAAACAAAGAACCCAGTTTTGTTAGCTTAAATGATTCCTTGGCCTTGATTTTATGCACCTCCTTGCCGGAGGAGCACCCAGCCCCTCCACAGGTCATTGATATATGGGTAGGGTAA